CATCAGTGCTCGAATTTTCATACAAACCAGGAAATAATGCCTTGTAAGTTTTGTCAGAAACTGAGGGACAGCAGCATGAGCTCAAAGAATTAATCAACAAGTCCCACAACTCCAAATTTAGTGTAAGCAAAGCTGAGGGGAAATCTCCTAATACATCCTGCCTAATTGCAGCAATAAGCTGCAATAATTCTTTACATTTTcttatctttatttgaatatcaCCATCTTGAATCTTTGAAGTAATTTCCTTCACAGCTTCATTAATATGACTCAATAGTTCTGCCTCCTGTTTATTCACGCCAACTTTTTCAAGGAGCTCCAGGTTTTCACTCTCCAACCTGAAACTCATCTGTGGCAGTGAAGCTTATACATAAATTTATTCCACCGAATATTtctatcttttttttctcactTTTAAGTTAATTACACATTCATGTTATGAGGAAGACCCGCCTTTTTTTACAGGTAACTTATAGTCGACTAGACGGCCAGAAAGTGCTTATAATTGCTTAAGAATTTAACTAAAAGAAAACATGTAACGCAAACCGgataaattataataaaacaaaGATACATAATTACTCTTGCTAGATACTTTTCTTTTGCTGTTCTCTAGAAGGTCTTTTCGACTCGCAGTGAGTTACAAGCCTTTTAAacatttgaatatattttcttgtaGTTTCATCATTCAAGACATGAGCAATATGAGAGgaaaaaatttttgttCTTCCAGCTCTTTCGTGTATACCTACCATAGTTACGCCCATTGGCCATGGCGCATTTCCAATTGccaattcaatatatttatcttgAGCTTTATTGTAATCTCTTTGGTTACACAAAGTcacaatttcaaataatttatcgAGAACCTCTTTATCAACTTTTCCATCAGATGCCTCTAGCGAATTAACTAAAGGTTGAATGTCTCTTTTTGTTTGATAGTATTGAGCGGAATCCTGCATACCTTTTTCTGTTTCAGAGTCCGCTTTCTTTCGACATTTAAGTAGTTTCTCCCATTCTTTTAGCTGAGTATCTATCCATCTAAGAATAAACTTCTGATTGCTTTCTCCTTCTATATGCTCAAATTCCTCATATATCTCGACCTGTGTGTGGTCATCGCTTACAGAATAGAGAGAGAAATTAGGATCAAAGCCATGCAAAAAGATATTCTGTTGGCCAAT
This Cryptosporidium parvum Iowa II chromosome 7, whole genome shotgun sequence DNA region includes the following protein-coding sequences:
- a CDS encoding PRP18 (SFM+PRP18 domains) — encoded protein: PLFFRLHLDNRSWVSQSEVQEHERQEYIRRQRERDLKKVKKENIKNSHCITSEDRIKKSNHENSSSVIDLSNSDCKIISNKLENGSECLTSSLPIQNEETIKRLRLLGEPITLFGEDDNERYNRLRRLEFKGRTNEEMNIGQQNIFLHGFDPNFSLYSVSDDHTQVEIYEEFEHIEGESNQKFILRWIDTQLKEWEKLLKCRKKADSETEKGMQDSAQYYQTKRDIQPLVNSLEASDGKVDKEVLDKLFEIVTLCNQRDYNKAQDKYIELAIGNAPWPMGVTMVGIHERAGRTKIFSSHIAHVLNDETTRKYIQMFKRLVTHCESKRPSREQQKKSI